A genomic segment from Gossypium hirsutum isolate 1008001.06 chromosome D04, Gossypium_hirsutum_v2.1, whole genome shotgun sequence encodes:
- the LOC107955149 gene encoding 7-deoxyloganetic acid glucosyltransferase isoform X2, which translates to MCHRTSIGSLTRYSEPNGPILLPYFNHKASRSKIQVVKNQILQKKMAQEQQQQPHTSSSHVLIFPLPAQGHVNSMLKLAELLAHAGLKVTFLNSHFIHQQLLRHTDILSRFAKYAGFQFKTILDGVPNDHPRVGGDFVRKLFDGLELITKPLFKDMLVNSKPKVDCIIGDGVLGIALDIADDLGIPIIQFRTISACSLWAYFAIPDMIHAGELPIKDMDRLITSVPGMEAFLRCRDLPSFCRASDTKDSILQQLAQETRKNSEAHGLLLNTFEDLEGPILSHMRTKFPKIYTIGPLNLHLKTRLFKSDQTSSGPSSNSFREVDRSCLSWLDKQPKGSVVYVSFGSVAVLSREQVFEFWFGLVNSEKRFLLVLRPDNMAENGGGDDKGVSIPIELIEGTKKRGYRVSWAPQEEVLAHEAVGGFLTHSGWNSTLESVVEGVPMICWSYFADQQLNSRFVSKVWGLGLDMKDLCDREVVEKMVNELMVEKREEFVKSAAKMANYAKQCVTVGGSSYCNLDRLVEDIKLMNTNLGK; encoded by the exons ATGTGCCACCGTACTTCTATTGGCTCTCTCACTCGGTATAGCGAACCAAATGGTCCTATTCTATTGCCGTATTTCAATCATAAAGCAAGTAGAAGCAAAATCCAAGTTGTAAAAAATCAAATCTTGCAAAAGAAAATGGCGCAAGAACAACAACAACAGCCACACACATCATCATCTCATGTACTAATCTTCCCTCTCCCGGCACAAGGCCATGTCAACTCCATGCTGAAGCTAGCTGAGCTATTAGCACATGCAGGCCTCAAGGTCACCTTCCTAAACTCCCACTTCATCCATCAACAACTTCTTCGTCACACCGATATTCTTTCCCGCTTCGCCAAATATGCGGGATTCCAATTCAAGACCATATTAGATGGTGTCCCTAACGATCATCCCAGAGTAGGCGGTGATTTTGTGAGGAAGCTCTTTGATGGTTTGGAATTGATAACCAAACCACTTTTCAAGGATATGCTGGTTAATAGTAAGCCGAAAGTGGATTGTATTATAGGAGATGGGGTCTTAGGGATCGCACTTGATATTGCTGATGACCTTGGAATTCCCATCATTCAGTTTCGTACCATTAGTGCTTGCAGTCTCTGGGCTTATTTTGCAATCCCTGATATGATCCATGCCGGGGAGCTTCCTATCAAAG ATATGGATCGACTAATAACAAGTGTTCCAGGCATGGAAGCTTTTCTTAGATGTCGAGATCTTCCAAGTTTTTGCCGAGCAAGCGACACCAAAGATTCAATTCTCCAACAGTTGGCTCAAGAAACAAGAAAAAATTCCGAAGCCCACGGACTGTTATTGAACACCTTTGAAGACCTAGAAGGACCAATATTATCCCATATGCGAACTAAGTTTCCCAAAATCTACACAATTGGACCTCTCAATCTACACTTGAAGACTAGACTTTTCAAGTCAGATCAAACATCTTCCGGTCCATCCTCGAATAGTTTTCGAGAAGTCGATAGAAGTTGCTTGTCATGGCTTGATAAGCAACCAAAAGGATCCGTTGTTTATGTAAGTTTTGGCAGCGTTGCAGTGTTGTCAAGGGAGCAAGTTTTCGAGTTCTGGTTCGGGCTTGTCAATAGTGAGAAACGGTTTTTATTGGTTCTAAGGCCCGATAACATGGCTGAAAATGGCGGCGGAGATGATAAAGGGGTCAGTATACCGATCGAGCTTATCGAAGGGACTAAAAAAAGAGGATACAGAGTGAGTTGGGCACCACAAGAAGAGGTGTTAGCTCATGAGGCCGTTGGTGGATTTTTGACACACAGCGGATGGAATTCAACATTGGAGAGTGTGGTGGAAGGAGTGCCTATGATCTGTTGGTCTTACTTTGCAGACCAACAATTGAATAGCAGATTTGTGAGTAAAGTGTGGGGATTGGGTTTAGATATGAAGGATTTGTGTGATAGGGAAGTTGTTGAGAAGATGGTGAATGAATTGATGGTGGAAAAGAGGGAGGAATTTGTGAAATCAGCTGCCAAAATGGCCAACTATGCCAAACAATGTGTAACTGTTGGTGGGTCTTCGTATTGCAATTTGGATCGTCTAGTTGAGGACATAAAATTGATGAACACCAATTTAGGCAAGTGA
- the LOC107955149 gene encoding 7-deoxyloganetic acid glucosyltransferase isoform X1 produces the protein MCHRTSIGSLTRYSEPNGPILLPYFNHKASRSKIQVVKNQILQKKMAQEQQQQPHTSSSHVLIFPLPAQGHVNSMLKLAELLAHAGLKVTFLNSHFIHQQLLRHTDILSRFAKYAGFQFKTILDGVPNDHPRVGGDFVRKLFDGLELITKPLFKDMLVNSKPKVDCIIGDGVLGIALDIADDLGIPIIQFRTISACSLWAYFAIPDMIHAGELPIKGNEDMDRLITSVPGMEAFLRCRDLPSFCRASDTKDSILQQLAQETRKNSEAHGLLLNTFEDLEGPILSHMRTKFPKIYTIGPLNLHLKTRLFKSDQTSSGPSSNSFREVDRSCLSWLDKQPKGSVVYVSFGSVAVLSREQVFEFWFGLVNSEKRFLLVLRPDNMAENGGGDDKGVSIPIELIEGTKKRGYRVSWAPQEEVLAHEAVGGFLTHSGWNSTLESVVEGVPMICWSYFADQQLNSRFVSKVWGLGLDMKDLCDREVVEKMVNELMVEKREEFVKSAAKMANYAKQCVTVGGSSYCNLDRLVEDIKLMNTNLGK, from the exons ATGTGCCACCGTACTTCTATTGGCTCTCTCACTCGGTATAGCGAACCAAATGGTCCTATTCTATTGCCGTATTTCAATCATAAAGCAAGTAGAAGCAAAATCCAAGTTGTAAAAAATCAAATCTTGCAAAAGAAAATGGCGCAAGAACAACAACAACAGCCACACACATCATCATCTCATGTACTAATCTTCCCTCTCCCGGCACAAGGCCATGTCAACTCCATGCTGAAGCTAGCTGAGCTATTAGCACATGCAGGCCTCAAGGTCACCTTCCTAAACTCCCACTTCATCCATCAACAACTTCTTCGTCACACCGATATTCTTTCCCGCTTCGCCAAATATGCGGGATTCCAATTCAAGACCATATTAGATGGTGTCCCTAACGATCATCCCAGAGTAGGCGGTGATTTTGTGAGGAAGCTCTTTGATGGTTTGGAATTGATAACCAAACCACTTTTCAAGGATATGCTGGTTAATAGTAAGCCGAAAGTGGATTGTATTATAGGAGATGGGGTCTTAGGGATCGCACTTGATATTGCTGATGACCTTGGAATTCCCATCATTCAGTTTCGTACCATTAGTGCTTGCAGTCTCTGGGCTTATTTTGCAATCCCTGATATGATCCATGCCGGGGAGCTTCCTATCAAAG GAAATGAAGATATGGATCGACTAATAACAAGTGTTCCAGGCATGGAAGCTTTTCTTAGATGTCGAGATCTTCCAAGTTTTTGCCGAGCAAGCGACACCAAAGATTCAATTCTCCAACAGTTGGCTCAAGAAACAAGAAAAAATTCCGAAGCCCACGGACTGTTATTGAACACCTTTGAAGACCTAGAAGGACCAATATTATCCCATATGCGAACTAAGTTTCCCAAAATCTACACAATTGGACCTCTCAATCTACACTTGAAGACTAGACTTTTCAAGTCAGATCAAACATCTTCCGGTCCATCCTCGAATAGTTTTCGAGAAGTCGATAGAAGTTGCTTGTCATGGCTTGATAAGCAACCAAAAGGATCCGTTGTTTATGTAAGTTTTGGCAGCGTTGCAGTGTTGTCAAGGGAGCAAGTTTTCGAGTTCTGGTTCGGGCTTGTCAATAGTGAGAAACGGTTTTTATTGGTTCTAAGGCCCGATAACATGGCTGAAAATGGCGGCGGAGATGATAAAGGGGTCAGTATACCGATCGAGCTTATCGAAGGGACTAAAAAAAGAGGATACAGAGTGAGTTGGGCACCACAAGAAGAGGTGTTAGCTCATGAGGCCGTTGGTGGATTTTTGACACACAGCGGATGGAATTCAACATTGGAGAGTGTGGTGGAAGGAGTGCCTATGATCTGTTGGTCTTACTTTGCAGACCAACAATTGAATAGCAGATTTGTGAGTAAAGTGTGGGGATTGGGTTTAGATATGAAGGATTTGTGTGATAGGGAAGTTGTTGAGAAGATGGTGAATGAATTGATGGTGGAAAAGAGGGAGGAATTTGTGAAATCAGCTGCCAAAATGGCCAACTATGCCAAACAATGTGTAACTGTTGGTGGGTCTTCGTATTGCAATTTGGATCGTCTAGTTGAGGACATAAAATTGATGAACACCAATTTAGGCAAGTGA
- the LOC121216084 gene encoding uncharacterized protein, with amino-acid sequence MRCEAVENHLRTVKNQWQIICKIQGESGFGWDDNMKMITCDRATYDAAVMAHKKYEPFLNKSIDHYDEMAVVVGKDMATGSFARTFADIDLGDGNEDSMPVDCNNEEAEEVRTNVSSSGTSKRKRKSGHESLIDEQIKFVGEQLGKIANALEKFTTDNISQLYEQVMSMEEEGFDEDFLCSVLDYLGNHESETKLFLIIKKLVRLEFLSECHHTIHPSYW; translated from the exons ATGCGATGCGAAGCagtggaaaatcatttgaggacagtaaaaaaccagtggcagattatatgcaaaattcaaggtgaaagtggttttggatgggatgataacatgaaaatgatcacatgtgatagagcgacatatgatgcagcagtgatg gcacacaagaagtatgaaccatttttgaataaaagcattgatcattatgatgaaatggctgtggttgttggcaaagatatggcaacagggagttttgccagaacatttgctgacatagatttggGTGATGGTAATGAAGATTCAATGCCTGTAGACTGCAACAATGAAGAGGctgaagaggtaagaacaaatgtatcttcatctggcacatccaaacgtaaaagaaaaagtgGTCACGAAAGTCTcattgatgaacaaattaaatttgtgggtgaacaacttggcaaaattgctaatgctttggaaAAATTTACTACCGATAATATATCACAACTTTACGAAcaagtgatgtcgatggaggaagaaggatttgatgaAGACTTCTTGTGTTCTGTGCTTGATTATCTAGGGAATCATGAATCAGAGACcaaacttttttta ATCATCAAGAAACTTGTTCGGTTGGAATTCTTGTCGGAGTGTCATCACACTATTCATCCATCATATTG GTAA